The Solibacillus sp. FSL W7-1436 genome window below encodes:
- the nagA gene encoding N-acetylglucosamine-6-phosphate deacetylase — protein MKKTWCIGPLQIVREQRIEEDCYVVIEGKKIVRFCKKDELPEQVDFVETKTVYKMMPGMIDQHIHGIAGADVMDGTESSLNTISTSLAKFGVTAFLATTMTAAETQIEHVVKSIANTKNNVKGAKIAGIHLEGPFINPIQKGAQSDQFIIKPSVEIFDRLNVSSQSEIKLITLAAELDEGYKLATYLKNKGIVASIGHSDAKYAETKAMLEQQLIQNATHFCNGMRPIHHREPGLQVALLQSECMLEIIADGFHIHQEMIRFIYDTIGENRMILISDSMRATELADGIYDLGGQQVRVEEGLCKLVGSDALAGSTLNLNRSRKNMKEWLGLSDMTMAKLTSANSAKLLGLFGEKGSIETGKDADFYIVDENEDVVLTVSEGEIIYESSEF, from the coding sequence ATGAAAAAGACATGGTGTATTGGACCACTCCAAATTGTCCGGGAACAACGGATAGAGGAAGATTGTTACGTCGTGATTGAAGGCAAAAAAATAGTCCGGTTTTGTAAAAAAGATGAGTTGCCTGAACAAGTTGATTTTGTGGAAACAAAGACCGTATATAAAATGATGCCGGGAATGATTGACCAGCATATTCACGGAATAGCCGGTGCTGACGTGATGGACGGAACGGAAAGCAGTCTAAATACAATCAGTACATCCCTTGCTAAATTCGGGGTGACTGCCTTTTTAGCGACAACGATGACCGCTGCAGAAACGCAGATAGAGCACGTTGTAAAATCGATTGCCAATACGAAGAACAATGTAAAAGGTGCCAAAATTGCCGGCATACATTTGGAAGGTCCTTTCATTAACCCGATTCAAAAGGGAGCGCAGTCGGATCAGTTTATAATAAAGCCATCTGTAGAAATATTTGATCGTTTAAACGTGTCTTCCCAAAGCGAAATTAAGCTTATTACACTAGCGGCAGAGTTAGATGAAGGTTATAAGCTTGCAACATACTTGAAAAATAAGGGGATTGTAGCATCGATCGGTCATTCTGATGCCAAATATGCGGAGACAAAGGCAATGTTGGAACAACAGCTTATTCAGAATGCCACTCATTTCTGCAATGGAATGAGGCCAATCCATCACCGGGAGCCAGGCTTGCAGGTCGCTCTGCTGCAAAGTGAGTGTATGCTGGAAATTATTGCTGACGGCTTTCATATTCACCAGGAAATGATTCGCTTCATTTACGACACGATTGGTGAAAACCGAATGATATTAATATCAGACAGTATGCGGGCTACTGAATTAGCAGACGGGATTTATGATTTAGGAGGACAACAAGTCCGTGTAGAAGAAGGCTTATGTAAATTGGTTGGAAGTGATGCGCTTGCGGGAAGTACGCTCAATTTAAACAGGTCCAGAAAAAATATGAAAGAGTGGCTTGGGTTATCGGATATGACAATGGCTAAGCTGACATCTGCAAACAGTGCAAAATTGTTAGGGTTATTTGGAGAAAAAGGATCAATTGAAACTGGTAAAGATGCTGATTTTTATATTGTAGATGAGAACGAAGATGTTGTGTTAACTGTTTCAGAGGGAGAGATTATTTATGAAAGCAGTGAGTTCTAA
- the gatB gene encoding Asp-tRNA(Asn)/Glu-tRNA(Gln) amidotransferase subunit GatB, translating to MNFETVIGLEIHVELKTNSKIFSSSPNHFGAEPNTNTTVIDLGYPGVLPVLNKQVVDYAMRASLALNMEIEQETKFDRKNYFYPDNPKAYQISQFDKPIGKNGWVEIEIPAKGDTPGYKKKIGITRLHMEEDAGKLTHADGYSLVDLNRQGTPLVEIVSEPDIRTPDEAYAYLEKVKSIIQYTGVSDVRMEEGSLRCDANISIRPYGQEEFGTKTELKNLNSFNFVRRGLEHEEIRQAEVLMAGGVIEQETRRFDEKTGKTILMRVKEGTDDYRYFPEPDLVRLSISDEWVERVRNEIPELPDARKARYVSELGLNDYDANVLVVNKEISDFFDATVNAGADAKLTANWLMGDISAYLNAEQKELKNTALTPENLAGMVKLITDGTISSKIAKKVFTELVTNGGDAAKIVKEKGLVQISDPEVIRGFVTTVLDNDAKSVEDFKAGKDRAIKALLGQIMKASKGQANPQLTNQILMEEINKR from the coding sequence TGAGTTAAAAACAAACTCAAAAATCTTCTCTAGCAGTCCAAACCACTTTGGTGCGGAACCAAACACAAATACAACAGTAATCGACCTTGGTTATCCAGGCGTTTTACCAGTACTAAATAAACAAGTAGTAGATTACGCTATGCGTGCTTCTTTAGCATTAAACATGGAAATCGAACAAGAAACTAAGTTCGACCGTAAAAACTACTTCTATCCGGATAATCCGAAAGCTTACCAAATTTCACAATTTGACAAGCCAATCGGTAAAAACGGCTGGGTAGAAATCGAAATTCCAGCTAAAGGTGATACACCGGGCTACAAAAAGAAAATCGGTATTACTCGTCTTCACATGGAAGAAGATGCTGGTAAATTAACGCATGCTGACGGCTATTCATTGGTGGACTTAAACCGTCAAGGTACGCCATTAGTAGAAATCGTTTCTGAGCCGGATATCCGCACGCCGGACGAAGCTTATGCTTATCTTGAAAAAGTAAAATCAATCATCCAATATACAGGCGTTTCTGACGTACGTATGGAGGAAGGTTCTCTACGTTGTGATGCGAACATTTCAATCCGTCCATACGGTCAAGAAGAGTTCGGTACAAAAACTGAGCTTAAAAACTTAAACTCATTCAACTTTGTACGTCGTGGTTTAGAGCACGAAGAAATCCGCCAAGCAGAAGTATTAATGGCTGGTGGCGTTATTGAGCAGGAAACACGCCGTTTTGATGAGAAAACAGGTAAAACGATCCTTATGCGTGTTAAAGAAGGTACAGATGATTACCGTTACTTCCCAGAGCCGGACTTAGTACGTCTTTCAATTTCTGATGAATGGGTAGAGCGCGTACGTAACGAGATTCCAGAATTACCGGATGCTCGTAAAGCACGTTATGTTTCTGAATTAGGCTTAAATGATTATGATGCAAACGTACTTGTAGTGAACAAAGAGATTTCCGATTTCTTTGATGCAACTGTAAATGCAGGTGCTGATGCGAAATTAACAGCTAACTGGTTAATGGGTGATATTTCAGCATACTTAAACGCTGAGCAAAAAGAGTTGAAAAATACAGCTCTAACACCTGAAAACTTGGCAGGTATGGTGAAATTAATTACGGACGGTACAATTTCTTCTAAAATCGCGAAAAAAGTATTCACTGAGTTAGTAACTAACGGTGGAGACGCAGCGAAAATCGTGAAGGAAAAAGGCTTAGTTCAAATTTCTGATCCGGAAGTAATCCGTGGTTTTGTAACAACGGTTCTTGATAATGATGCAAAATCAGTAGAAGACTTCAAAGCTGGTAAAGACCGTGCGATTAAAGCACTTCTTGGCCAAATTATGAAAGCTTCTAAAGGTCAGGCAAACCCACAATTAACAAACCAAATCTTAATGGAAGAAATTAATAAACGTTAA